A genomic segment from Chitinophagaceae bacterium encodes:
- the hutH gene encoding histidine ammonia-lyase has translation MSLQPTILDNPFTSIDQLTALTGHSHKVSISKTAEDNIVKCRNYLDEKLKKSLAPFYGINTGFGFLQNVVIENNQLEELQKNLICSHACGMGEEVAEPIVKLMIALKIKSLAYGNSGVQLQTVQRFVDMYNHNVLPVIFTQGSLGASGDLAPLSHLALPLIAEGVVKVDGSIIAAAKALQHLGWQPINLQSKEGLALINGTQFMSAYGCYILIHATKLAKWANTIAAISFDAFDCSTEPLNEFIHLVRSHKGQLSAAAEMRNLLQSSEICGAKKSQVQDPYSFRCIPQVHGASAGAIEYVSEIFLKEINSVTDNPNIFPDEDLIVSGGNFHGQPLAMALDYLCIALAELGSISERRTYQLISGQRGLPPFLVKNPGLNSGFMIPQYTAAGIVSENKQLCTPASVDSIPSSNNQEDHVSMGANAATKCKRLLDNLYKILAIELFTAAQAMEFRRPLKSSPTLESVLAGYRKHVRFNDKDRILHFDMINTVKFLQQQ, from the coding sequence ATGAGCCTACAACCAACCATTCTCGATAACCCGTTTACTTCAATAGATCAGCTTACCGCTTTAACCGGCCATAGCCATAAGGTTTCTATTAGTAAAACTGCGGAGGATAATATTGTAAAATGCCGCAATTACCTCGATGAGAAATTGAAGAAAAGCCTAGCGCCATTTTATGGCATTAATACCGGTTTTGGTTTTTTACAAAACGTAGTTATTGAAAACAACCAGTTGGAAGAGCTGCAAAAAAACCTCATTTGTTCACATGCCTGCGGAATGGGCGAGGAAGTTGCTGAACCAATTGTAAAGCTCATGATTGCCTTAAAAATTAAATCGCTGGCTTATGGTAATTCCGGCGTGCAGCTGCAAACTGTTCAGCGTTTTGTGGATATGTATAACCACAATGTGCTTCCGGTAATTTTTACACAGGGTTCCCTGGGCGCATCCGGCGACCTTGCACCTTTGAGCCATTTGGCGCTGCCGCTTATTGCCGAAGGAGTAGTAAAGGTTGATGGCAGTATAATAGCGGCAGCTAAAGCCTTACAGCATTTAGGCTGGCAGCCCATTAATTTACAAAGTAAAGAAGGCCTGGCTTTAATTAATGGCACTCAGTTTATGAGCGCTTATGGTTGCTATATTTTAATACATGCAACAAAGCTGGCAAAATGGGCCAATACAATTGCGGCTATAAGCTTCGATGCTTTTGATTGTAGTACCGAGCCGCTCAATGAATTTATTCATTTGGTTCGCTCCCATAAAGGCCAGCTATCGGCTGCGGCTGAAATGAGAAACCTGCTGCAAAGCAGTGAAATTTGCGGCGCAAAAAAATCGCAGGTGCAGGATCCGTATAGTTTCCGGTGCATTCCACAGGTGCATGGCGCAAGCGCAGGCGCCATTGAATATGTGAGCGAAATATTTTTGAAAGAAATAAATTCCGTAACCGACAACCCCAATATTTTTCCCGATGAGGATTTAATTGTGAGTGGCGGAAATTTTCATGGTCAGCCATTGGCAATGGCGCTGGATTATTTGTGTATTGCTCTTGCAGAGTTAGGAAGTATCAGCGAACGCAGAACCTATCAACTCATTAGTGGGCAGCGTGGCCTGCCTCCGTTTTTGGTAAAAAATCCAGGGCTCAACAGCGGTTTTATGATTCCGCAATATACGGCAGCAGGTATAGTGAGTGAAAATAAGCAACTCTGCACACCGGCAAGTGTAGACTCCATCCCATCCAGCAATAACCAGGAAGACCATGTGAGCATGGGTGCAAATGCAGCAACAAAATGCAAAAGGCTGTTGGATAACCTGTATAAAATTTTAGCCATAGAATTATTTACAGCCGCACAGGCAATGGAATTCAGGAGGCCTTTAAAATCTTCTCCTACATTAGAATCTGTTCTTGCAGGCTATAGGAAGCATGTGCGTTTTAATGATAAAGACAGGATATTGCATTTTGATATGATTAATACTGTTAAGTTTCTTCAGCAGCAATAA
- a CDS encoding beta-glucosidase, with product MKQCLYIVFMSFLWLGCKKDNSDQNPPVTPPGFSVSSATIDGAAFLNLKYDCSFNPVIKFYFSTKIDAATVSPALNFRNFQGALISYQSTMSNGDSAINIIPNLSLQALTKYSLSVNTTLKSQAGGKLLSALTINFVSKIDSSDKFPLITEDALLTKVQEQTFKYFWDFGHPASGLARERNTSGDVTTSGGSGFGIMAIPVGINRSFITRNEGLQRMQTIVAFLKNTAQTFHGAYPHWINGNTGAAVPFSPNDNGADLVETSYLVMGLLCARQYFDAANTNEITLRDDINIIVNRVEWDWFRRGGQNVLYWHWSPTVDWAMNLPIKGWNECLITYILAASSATHGIPLIVYNQGWKGGSGYLNGNTYYGYTLPLGPNFGGPLFFSHYSFLGINPFGLQDGGISFETQTKNHARINYNYCKANPLSNYGYSQLCWGLTASDIQNGYTASSPTNDVGVIAPTAAISSIAYTPAESMQALKFYYYKLGDKLWGQYGFVDAFSLKNQWFASSYLAIDQGPMIVMIENYRTGLLWNLFTSCPEIKSGMLTLGFTAPYL from the coding sequence ATGAAGCAATGCCTCTATATTGTTTTCATGTCTTTTTTATGGTTGGGTTGTAAAAAAGATAATTCAGATCAAAATCCGCCGGTTACGCCACCCGGTTTTTCTGTTTCCTCCGCAACTATTGATGGCGCAGCATTTTTAAATTTAAAATATGATTGCAGTTTTAATCCGGTAATAAAATTTTATTTCTCCACAAAAATTGATGCAGCTACTGTTTCGCCTGCCTTAAATTTCAGGAATTTCCAGGGCGCTTTAATTTCTTATCAAAGTACAATGTCTAATGGCGATAGTGCAATTAATATTATTCCCAATCTTTCTTTACAAGCCTTAACAAAATATTCTCTTTCGGTAAATACAACACTAAAGTCGCAGGCCGGAGGTAAATTGCTCTCGGCGCTAACCATAAATTTTGTAAGTAAAATAGACTCTTCGGATAAGTTCCCTTTAATAACCGAAGATGCATTGCTTACCAAAGTGCAGGAGCAAACCTTTAAATACTTTTGGGATTTTGGCCACCCGGCAAGCGGCCTGGCAAGAGAAAGAAATACATCAGGCGATGTAACAACCAGCGGCGGATCGGGCTTTGGCATTATGGCCATTCCCGTTGGCATAAACCGTAGTTTTATTACCCGTAATGAAGGTTTGCAAAGAATGCAAACAATAGTTGCTTTTTTAAAAAACACGGCGCAAACCTTTCATGGCGCATATCCTCATTGGATAAATGGAAATACCGGTGCAGCAGTGCCTTTCAGCCCTAATGATAATGGCGCCGACCTTGTGGAAACCTCATACCTTGTTATGGGATTATTATGTGCACGCCAATATTTTGATGCGGCTAATACGAATGAAATAACATTGAGAGATGATATCAATATTATTGTAAACCGTGTGGAATGGGATTGGTTTCGCCGTGGCGGCCAAAATGTATTGTACTGGCATTGGAGCCCTACCGTTGACTGGGCAATGAACTTGCCCATAAAAGGCTGGAACGAATGTTTAATCACCTATATTCTTGCAGCATCATCGGCTACGCATGGTATTCCGCTAATTGTTTATAACCAGGGCTGGAAGGGTGGAAGCGGATATTTAAACGGCAATACCTATTATGGTTATACCTTGCCCTTAGGCCCCAATTTTGGTGGCCCGTTGTTTTTTTCTCATTATAGTTTTTTAGGCATAAATCCTTTTGGCTTGCAGGATGGAGGTATAAGTTTTGAAACACAAACAAAAAACCATGCACGCATCAATTATAATTATTGTAAGGCCAACCCACTTTCAAACTATGGGTATAGCCAATTGTGCTGGGGTTTAACGGCAAGCGATATTCAAAATGGCTATACCGCAAGTTCACCTACCAACGATGTTGGCGTTATTGCGCCCACTGCTGCCATTTCTTCTATAGCTTACACGCCTGCAGAATCTATGCAGGCATTAAAATTTTATTATTATAAATTGGGCGATAAACTTTGGGGCCAATATGGGTTTGTGGATGCATTTTCATTAAAAAATCAATGGTTTGCTTCTTCTTACCTTGCAATAGACCAGGGCCCAATGATAGTGATGATTGAAAATTACCGCACCGGATTGTTATGGAATTTATTTACAAGCTGTCCCGAAATTAAATCAGGCATGTTGACTTTAGGGTTTACTGCTCCATATTTATAA